A stretch of DNA from Leucobacter luti:
TCGTGAGCCTCCCCGCCAACATTCCGACCTGCCGCTCTCGTTTGGTCACGAGGTCCGGTTGCGACGCGGAATCTGACAGCGTCAATTCGTTCTCGCCCGGGGCGCGCCCAAAGAACTGCGCCGCCACACCCAGGAGCGCGGCCGATCTGCCCGAATCACCCTCGCGTTCAGCCCGCCGCGCAGACGATCCCAGGAGCTGCGTCAGAATGTGGGAGTCATCGCCAATGTGGACGTTGCGCGCCCACTGCTCCAGCTCTTGAGGGCTCTTGTTCGTGCGGAGCGCATTGCACAGCGCAACTGCATTCGTGAAGAGCGGAAGATTCCCATTTCCGTAGGCGGTGGCGAGCTGATCAGCGGTGTGATCGCCCCAGCTAATCGTGAGCGCGGTCAGCGCGGTCTGGATGGCGCCGACAATGAACCCCTTTTTCACCCGGGCCGCTACGGCGGTAGCCATGGCCTCGTCGAAGCGTTCAGCGTCCGACCCTGCCTCCAGTATCGCGTTCGTGAAGTCGAGCCCCATGCCGAGAAAAGGTCCAACCTCAGGTGAGACCGATGCTGCTTCGAGCAACATGTCTTCCCGAACCTGATGTCGCCCCGAGAAGTGCGCATCCATGGCGCCCATCACGAATATGGCGCCATAGAACGCATCGAGTACCGGGCGCGGCCGGCCGATAACGGTGACTTCAGAGAGTAGTCGTCTAATAAGTGCATAGTCCCCGAGATGGTGCGCGCAGAGCACCGCCAGGTAACTCAGCACTACGAAAGCAGAGCGATCGAGCCTGTCTTTGGCGAGCGATCGCTTTTGCAGCGCGAGCTCCAGCGCTTCAGAGACCGAACCCCGGAGGTAAGAAATTCGCGGTGTGGCGTAATCCTGCAGCCAATCCATCTGCGGCATTGAGGCTGTGGTTTTCAGGTCATCATCCCAGGTCGACAGATCTCCAGCAATGAGCGCCAAGAACATGCGTGAAAGCTGCACCACGGGAGTGGGCGGTGTGGTGGGAGCGGGGTAGTGCGCTGGCGCTGCGTCCCCGTGGAGCACGAGGAGCACGGTGAGGCCCGCATCCAGTGTCGTTGCCAGCCCCGGGTGGGCAGCGGCGTGGTGTGCAAAGAGTGACTGTGCCAGGGCCGGAGTGTTTTCGTCAAAGATGAGCCACTGAGCGCGCCGGAACAGGAGATCAACGTCGTTGAGGTCTGGCGAAGCGGAGCCCTCCGTCGTTTCAGAGAGGACCCGGAGGACTGTTCGACGTTCGCTCCGATTCCCCAACGCAAACGAGAGATACCCCGACGCGTTCTTCGGGGAAGGATCGCTCGTCCACGCAGCGAGTGCTTGTTCGAGGGCTGCAGCGTCGTGCATGCGGAACGAGCGCGCAAGGAGCGCCAGCTCGTTCCCGAGCCCGGGCTGGGCGCTGCGCACCGGCGCGGCCGCGCTGGGGTCCTGAAGCATGGCGGCGCGCTCTTGGCGCACAATTCGGGGGATGTCCTCAAACCTGGTGGCGAGCACCGGAGGCCACACCTGCAACTGCATGGAGTTCTCTGATCCAGCAGGCGAGACATAGCGAAGCTCGAGCCCGCGCTCCACGGTGTCTTGGCCATGCGCGTCGACGAGCTGTGACACATCGACCGGGCCATTTTCAGCGAGCCATCGAATCAGTGAGCTTTCAGCGGGGTCAAGCTCTGCGAGCAAGCCATCTAGCAGTGCCGCAACGCTGGGGCTCCAGAGCGAGCCAGAGACCCCGCGCCACACTCCGTCGACAGACTCCAGGAGGCCATCATTCCTGGCTGCTTCAGCCAGCGCCACGAGAATGCCGATGATTCCGCCTGATTTGCCATAGAGACGAGCGGCAACAAGTGGGTCGATGGGTCCGCCCAGCAGATCATGCAGCAGTGCGCCAGTCGCCGGGAGATCGAGGTCAGGGACACGAATGAGGCGCTCGGGCCATGCAGCGGGGAAGTCTCGATCTTGCGGTCGGCCAACAACCTCTGTTGAGATGAATCGGAGCCCCGCTTGATTGCGAACTGCGGAGAGTACTCGCAGAGTGAGGGGGTCGATCAGGTGAGGATCATCGACGGCAATCACCCAGTTCGCTCCGAGAGCACCGGCAATCCCATCGACAGCGCTCATGGCATCTTTCGTGCGGAGGGTGAAGCCCAGGTTCGCGCGGATCTGCTCCACACCGTATCCCGCCTGATCCCTCCCCACGAGACTTCCTCGAACCCCGAGAACCGGAACTGAGGATGCTTCGAGTGCGGTGACGACGGAACTCAGGAGCGTGGTGCGTCCCCCCAACCGTTTGCCTGAGAGCCGCACATTCTGTCCGGCTTGGAGTGCGACGAAGGCCTCGTCAATTGCTTGCCGAAACACGAACATGGATGCTCCTACCTACTTCGCGAGTAGGGGTACTCATTCCCCTAGGGATATCATCGCACGGCGAGGGGAAAGTGAGCGTGACGCACTTCTCGCTATGCCTGTGCGCGGGGGAGCACGATCGGTGCCCCAGTGTCCGGGTCGGAGATGACACGTGAAATCAAGCCGAACACGCGTTCGATAGTTGTCTCGGTGATGAGTTCTCGGGGCGGGCCTTGCGCTACCACCACGCCATCGCGCATCGCGATGAGGTGATCCGCATAGCTTGCCGCCTGGTTGAGATCGTGGAGCACCGCAACAATGGTGCGGCCAGCGGATTTTAACCGCGCGACAAGTTCGAGGACTTCGAGCTGATGCGCGATGTCGAGGTAGGTGGTCGGTTCATCGAGGAGCAGTATGGGTGTCTCCTGAGCAAGCGACATCGCGATCCACACCCGCTGTCGCTGCCCGCCTGAGAGCTCGGCCACCGGTCGTTCCGCCAGAGTCAGCACGCCGGTGTCGCGCATCGCGCGATCCACTGCGCGCTCGTCCTCCTGGCTCCACTGCGCCAGTACACCCTGGTGCGGGTGACGGCCTCGTGCGATGAGCTCAGCGACCGAGATCCCTTCCGGGGCGATCGGCGCCTGTGGGAGGAGGCCGAGCTGCTGGGCAAACCGTTTCACTGCGTAGTCGCGAATATCGATCCCATCGAGTCGCACCGTTCCCGAGCTCGGCTTCAGCAGCCGCGCGAGCATGCGCAGCAGTGTGGACTTTCCGCAGGCGTTTGGCCCGATGATTGCGGTGAACGAGCCGGCGGGGATCTCTACTGTGACGTCGTGGAGCACAACGGTGCGATCGTACCCGCCGGAGAGCTCCGATGCGCTGAGATGCCGGGGACGGAGCCGATCGCTGTCGCTGGTGCTATCGCTGGCGCGGGGATGAGCTGTCATGAGCGACCGCCTTCACGGAAGAGAAGCCAAATGAGGTAGAGCCCGCCGAGACACACCGTGACCGCGCCGACAGGAAGCGTGGCATTGGGGAGTGCGTGCTGAGCAATGAGGTCGGCGGACGTCAGCAGCACGGCTCCGACGAGCGCCGCGCTCGTGAGATCGAGCGCTCCTGCCCGGCCGGTCATCCGCGCAGCGATCGGCGGCGCCGCGAGCGAAATGAAGGCGATCGGGCCGGCGACAGCGGTGACCAGGGCCGTGAGCGCCACTCCGACGACCACGACGAACACCTTGCTGCGCTCCACCCGCACACCGAGCGCCGCCGCGGTGTCATCGCCGAGTTGGAGCTGTCTGAGTGAACGTGAGCAGTGGAAGGCAGCACAACAGTGGGAGCGCGATCGCTGCGGAGGCGAAGACAATCGGCCACTCGACGCCGTGCATGCTCCCAGCGCCCCACACGGCGGCCTCGGCCGCGAGCGCGAGATCGACGTGCACCGAAAACC
This window harbors:
- a CDS encoding helix-turn-helix transcriptional regulator, which codes for MFVFRQAIDEAFVALQAGQNVRLSGKRLGGRTTLLSSVVTALEASSVPVLGVRGSLVGRDQAGYGVEQIRANLGFTLRTKDAMSAVDGIAGALGANWVIAVDDPHLIDPLTLRVLSAVRNQAGLRFISTEVVGRPQDRDFPAAWPERLIRVPDLDLPATGALLHDLLGGPIDPLVAARLYGKSGGIIGILVALAEAARNDGLLESVDGVWRGVSGSLWSPSVAALLDGLLAELDPAESSLIRWLAENGPVDVSQLVDAHGQDTVERGLELRYVSPAGSENSMQLQVWPPVLATRFEDIPRIVRQERAAMLQDPSAAAPVRSAQPGLGNELALLARSFRMHDAAALEQALAAWTSDPSPKNASGYLSFALGNRSERRTVLRVLSETTEGSASPDLNDVDLLFRRAQWLIFDENTPALAQSLFAHHAAAHPGLATTLDAGLTVLLVLHGDAAPAHYPAPTTPPTPVVQLSRMFLALIAGDLSTWDDDLKTTASMPQMDWLQDYATPRISYLRGSVSEALELALQKRSLAKDRLDRSAFVVLSYLAVLCAHHLGDYALIRRLLSEVTVIGRPRPVLDAFYGAIFVMGAMDAHFSGRHQVREDMLLEAASVSPEVGPFLGMGLDFTNAILEAGSDAERFDEAMATAVAARVKKGFIVGAIQTALTALTISWGDHTADQLATAYGNGNLPLFTNAVALCNALRTNKSPQELEQWARNVHIGDDSHILTQLLGSSARRAEREGDSGRSAALLGVAAQFFGRAPGENELTLSDSASQPDLVTKRERQVGMLAGRLTNTEIAERLGISSRTVENHIANARRKTHTATRIELADVLLSHLTQ
- a CDS encoding ABC transporter ATP-binding protein — encoded protein: MTAHPRASDSTSDSDRLRPRHLSASELSGGYDRTVVLHDVTVEIPAGSFTAIIGPNACGKSTLLRMLARLLKPSSGTVRLDGIDIRDYAVKRFAQQLGLLPQAPIAPEGISVAELIARGRHPHQGVLAQWSQEDERAVDRAMRDTGVLTLAERPVAELSGGQRQRVWIAMSLAQETPILLLDEPTTYLDIAHQLEVLELVARLKSAGRTIVAVLHDLNQAASYADHLIAMRDGVVVAQGPPRELITETTIERVFGLISRVISDPDTGAPIVLPRAQA